aaaaacaataaataaataaagcCTATAAAGCTACGATGAAATAGAGAGTGcttttgttttggaaaatttttgaaatgaatTTAACGGCTGTATGAGCACGCGCGATAATGTAGTGTTGTTACTATATGATATTGTATACTTATATGTAGCAGTAAGAACCCGCTTATCCCAATAACGAAATAAAAACGAAGAACGAGCAACATTATTGTTTGATTCCCGACACAAGATAGCAATAGCGAAGATCATTAGTTATTTGTTGAAACAtgtatacgtatatatacataccaTCCATCATCACACGAGAATGCCGTAATACTTGGCCCTTGGATACGCTGGGAGTAGATCCGGCCATTGCACCACAAACTCGTCTGCCAATGGGTACAGAATCTTCCCAGTTAGACTCAACCTGTTGGTCCGCGCCAACGACTCTACATACACAATCTTGGAAGGCTGCCATAAGAACAAATGGTACAATTTCAGCCACACAGTAATTATACAACAGGTCCCGGGCCCATTGAGCAAAGTGAGGTTCGGTTTACCCCTCATAGACTTCTTGATATTATACGTAATAGTCATCGAAGTTATCAGCGTCTCGATGATACTTATCACGGACCCTGCAACCGAACTCCCAACATCACGCGCCTTCTTGAAATGATGGTACTCTATTTTCACCTGTAGCTGTTTAGAAGAAACAATAGCCCCGATCTTATCCTTAAACTTCACCAAACTATCCTCATCCGAATATCCCACATGTATAGTAGTTGCCCCCTCAATTATCGCCTTTTGATAATGATCTAGCAATCGTAGCATCTCCCCAGTATGTCCACCTGACCCaaggaaaacaaacaagacAAGATCCTTGGCATCAGCATCAGCGGTAGCATGCCTCTTACTGCTGCTGAATAGAGGAATTACGGCGCATATCCTTACTAGGCAAAGCGTGATAATCCAGAGCAGTATACACCAAAGAAGCGCAAATAACATGTGTGAAGTGATTGTTTTATCGCCTTTCGTTTCCCTGAACCACGTTCCTCCTACACTGTTAGAAGGCAATAATAAACCGCCAAGCGCTTCCTCAATACTCAATGTCCAATTGTATGTCAAATAGTTTTATAATCGCATGTTTCTAACCAAATATCAATTAATACTACTATATAAACTAGTAGAGTTTGTCCCAGAGAGATCTTGTTTGACCTGCCGACGACAGAAAAACGagaaaaattcaaatcacgtgacacaaatcaagtttttttttttttgtttttctttcttacCCTCCATTACCCGCCTCTGCATTCTCCTCCCGCCGTTTCTATTTCGCTTCCTGTAACCAGCAAAAGATGCGAAAAAACTCACAGCCCACACAATATGATTTCCTAATGAGGAAATATACTACTTGCAGTAATAACTCGAATACTGCATTGGGACCGAAAGGTACGGCAAGGTACTTTGCTTACTTAGTGGTGTAAGACCAGCAGGTACGTACAGCGGCCGTTACAAAGGACAGACACGAAACTTTGACGGTAAAGTTAGCTAATAATTACTGTATCCACTAGTAGTGTAGGTGCACACCTGCTATGTTTAGCATAGCGAACGCGTTTTTGAACGCTCGCGCATTGTTTAAAGTCTCTAGAgatgaacaaaaataaactaaaccgcacatatatatataaagagcACACATATGTCTGTTACGACCCGATCCGAGTTGGATGGATCAGTCTCCGGTTCGTTTGATTTGGGTTGGTTAATGTTTGGTTTCGTTTTGTCACTTAGAGTGCTAAGGTAAAAATATAGTGCGTAAAGACAATGAGCAGATCGAAGAGTGGTTTGAAGCGCAGCACGGTAATTTTAGACGACAACATGGTACGTGAGTATAAACTAGCACTGGAGAAGCTCACGCTGGATAACACAAAGCAAGCACACGCGCACACACAAGCTCctaaacaaataaacacaTCGGATTCGGCAAGTTCCATCAGCTCGATGCTGTCACGTGACAACTCTATTATGGACCTGCTGCTGATCGACGAAGATGAGTCCGAGTTTTTGGACGGGGAAGAGACCAGCGAGGTGGTATTTCTGTCGAAGGGCCAGTCACAACTGGATTTCCAATTGGACCTCTGGGAGAACGATACTGCTGTTCTCTCAAGGACTCCGCTAGAGTTCTAATTGGGCTAGAGCAAAAAACCCCAACCGACGACCTCCGGGTCCAATCACTCCATTTTCATGACGCCATATAatcatataatatagtCTTTCTATGTAGATCATACCAAAGActaaagaaagaatgtgtaaataattaattaattaactAATGCAAAcctaataataataaccgCAAGTATACGAATCGAGCAGAGCCCGAAATTAAGTTTGCGCCAATTGCTGTTCAGACTACATCAAGGGTGTGTTTAATTGAcgcctttttttttgcaaagGTGCGTGCTGAGTAGCAGTCGCATGGTTTTTCATTGTAGTTGTAATTTGGAAACCATACGACCCAACAAGATAGATGCCAACACTCCCCCGCTTCTCAATAGTTCCTCAGGGGACCAAAGGGTGGAAGAAATACGCGCGCATGACAAGGGTGCATGTCCCCTTGCACAAGGTTGACTCTTTTTGAGACACAACACCTGTGTGCCTGGCTTGGCCTGGCCTAGCCTGGCCTGGCCTAGCACCATGGGGCCGCTTCTTAGGGGAGCCATAATTCTCGGGCATAGAAAACCCCGTAGTGACGGTTGCTAGAAATTTCTGGACTGGCATCGAAAAAGTATTACCCGGCTGAATTATAGAGGAAAGTTAGCGTTATTTTCATTGATTcgcttttctttttgtagtTGCCGACAGTGCGGAACAGCGACAGTTTAATGAATGTGATGAGCTAAGGCAAAGGGTAATTAGAATTAGACACTAGAACGAAGGGGAAATAGGGAGGAAGATGTTACGAGAGAGTTCTTTGCATGTAGTTGTAAGGTGATTAGGGATTGTGTAATAACTTTAATCAACATAGTAGAAAGTTCTAATGGTTTCTAAGGGGTAGTTACTGTGGTATACAGTGCGCCAGTATTATTGGTTTGGCAACAGTGATGGATTTGGTGGACCTGAAACGTATAAATTAGACACGAGTCTGGCAAGTTGATGAGAGATGGGAAGGTTGTTTTTTGTATTAATTGTATTCAATGTTATTTCTATAGCCCCAATCACCAGAGATATTTGATTTCATAAGAGACTATATCTAAGAGATTAACAACAACTAAGAACAAAAGCGATTACGAGATGTCTTTCAATTCAccatttttccaattcttcgaTGCTATCAACCAGGAAGTTGACCAATTCAACAGACTGTTGAACAACTCCGGTTTCATTGCCCCAAGACAAATTGAGGACGAGTCTTCGGGCAACTCAAAGCAAGTGGCCAAGCAAAACCAAAATGCCAACTCGCTATCCAGCTTCTTCCAAGACCCATGGTTTGCTGATTTTGGTAAGGATTTGATCCCTCCATTGGATATTTTGGATCATGAGAAGGAATACGAAGTTCATGTCAGTGTTCCTGGTatcaaggacaagaaggacATTGGCTTGGAATATCACCAAGAAGCAAATGAAATTGTGATTTCCGGTGAGATTCCAGACATCACAACCGAGGAGACCAAGGACTCGGCTAAGATTAGAGAGAGAAGATACGGTAAGTTCAAGAGAGTTGTCAGATTGCCTAAGTACCCAGGCGTTGATGCAGACAACATCAAAGCAAACTACACCAACGGTGTCTTGGTCTTGACCGTTCCAAAGTTAAAGCCTTCTGAAGACGAAAAGGCAAAGGTTCGCAAGATCGAAGTTGGTGATGCAAAGTTGTAAAGGAATCTTGAGGAATGATTGCCGTGTTATTATGACCTTATGAATTTAATGAAAGCCAAGAACATTTAGAGGAAGAGTTTCTTTCCTTTACGGCTCCTGGAGTTTGGAAATTCCTGGGCAAAAATGACAGAAAGGGAAAATCAGCAATGATTCAAAGGAATGTCACAAACTCAGGAGTGCAATACTTTGAAACATGTTAGAGTAACCTTCAATTGGTTTCAGGGCCACAAAACTTTTCTCTCCGTGATTCTATTACggtttttattattataagAGTTAAGATTggtttcatttttttattagatAGTTGAAGTAAATAGATCTGGTATGTGTGTGCTCTAACTActcttttaaaaaaataaacctTTCTGCGCGTTACAAAACTTGAACTGAAAAGATTGTTGCTTCGGGCGTTATtaacatatacatataagTATACGCGTGTACATAACCTtgtatatatctatattgATATCTTTAAGTGATATATCTATACATCAACGATTAGTATTCATGCCTATTTGATTGGCCGTTCTTCGTTAATAAATGAAAAGGGTCCTGCTGCCAACTGTGTTATTTAATTGTTTACAGGACGGCTGTTGAATGTTGAAGGGAAGCAACAATAGTTGTAAAGTTGTATAATGTATGGTCTTAAAATGCCGTAGATGCTATTGCATGGATTATGGTATATAACAAATATCATATGCGGCTAAGAAGTCTGTCAGAATCATTTCATGTCAGAAATCTtaaaaattcttctttcgaTTATTAATTACTCCTTTTAATCGACTTTAATGCATGAgtatatcttcttcactaGAAGTAAACTGCTCAAAAATCCAATGGCACCTGTCATTAAGCAACATAATCCACTGATCAAAGAAGAGTATCCTAGATATAGAACCACCGTAGTTAGTCCACCCAATCTGAATTTTGTGAAGAGGATAGAATGGCAGAACACATAGAATGCGCAACCACAACCACCGATAATGAAACTTCTCCATTGCCACTTCCAGTTTTCTAAGCACAATGAGTAGTATGTTAGTAGAATTGTGatcaaagaagttgttaAGATGAGCAATAGGAAGGAGAAGAATAAGAAGCCAAACATGTAGTAAATCTTATTAAACCACAACGAGGAGTAAATGAAGTACAATTCAACAGCAATGGAGCCGAATGGGAAGATTCCCGCAATCAAAGATGCAGGAAGAGTCTTCAAATACCATGGTTGGAATGGAATTTGTCTTGCAATCTGGTTGGTTTTAGCAGGATGTTGATCCCAGTTACACTTTTTCCATGCCATGAGAGATCCAATAGCAGATAGAGGAATAGAAACTATGAACCataagaaaacaataacgATCATAGTCTTGAATGGAATGGCACCAGAAGAGTGAACAAATATTaggaagaagttcaaaGCAACAACGACAGCTAAGATCGAACCAGGGATCAAGATTGGAGTCAAGACCAAGTTGGTTCTCCAGTTTTTCCCGTTGAAGAACTTATAAGTGGCCATGGAAGTAAACGAACCAAACGAACCGAAAATAGCATACAATAAGAACATAACAGTAGTCAAAGATCCTCTAGAGCTTGGCGACAAGAACCCTAAGCAAGCGAATAAGATTGTTGTGGTAGTCATTAAGGCAAGTTGAGCACCAGACCCAACGAACACAGATAGAAGCATGGCCCTTTCAGGTGAACGGAAAACATCTCCATGAATGAGCTTCCATCcggtttcttcttcaaagtcgTTGTCGAGGTTCATCTCGTTATAACGGGCTAAGTCATTCTTCAATGCACTGTACAAGGAATGGACCATTACAGAGGACAATAGAACAACAATAGTAGAGAAGTTTATCAATGAGAACCACTGGATCTTAGGATCATAGACATGTAAGTATTTATCCCATCTTGTAGCCCAAACAGTATCACTTGCAACATATTTAACTGAGTAAGTAAAGAACACTTGGTTGTCTTCTGTTTCGCTTAAGACCAAAGACTCTCCTGTACTATCACACTTATCCGGACCATCACGCTTAATAGATGCTGGAGTAACAGTCACACCAACGATACGGTAGTCACCATTGCCTCTGTCGTGGTATTCGATTTGAATATCATAATGGTTCACAAAATATGGAATTAGTCTTGACTTTTGTCTTGGAGTAAAGACGTTCTTTTTATCTTCACCCAAATctctttcctcttcatcatctacAACATCAACTAGACCCAATTCAAAGCCGTTACCGTAGAAATCAGTGTTGGTTTTGACATCATGCACTTTTTTAGCTGCTGGTAGTCTATCAACAATCCAGTTCTGGAAGAACCCATTCTTGATTAATTTGTTGATAAACTTCGCATCATCACCTGGAATAACAGCCTTACACAAAGTCTGACATTCCGTatccttcaacaaatgAAGCTCAAATGGAGAGTTGTAGATACGGTCACCAAATATTATAGAACCCAAAGATTCAGGCTGCTTCTCCAAATGGTCAGGCCTACAAAAGTGAAATTTGCTGTAGTAATAGTCATAGGAGTATAAAAACCTTTCTTTATCACCTGTATCATGGTGGTCGGTATCATAAtgtttgaaaaattgagaTGGTGTCAAGTGGTTCACAAGGAGAGGAATGCTGTCTCCCTCATGATAAGTAGTTGGCGCAACACCTGGCAAATAGAAGGCATCCGTGAAGAATTGTCCTACAAGCACGAGTACAAACACACgctgaaggaaaaaagacAACATTCTAGTTTATATTGATAAATAAGTCGCCAAAACCTTATCGCAGCCTTTTCTGATCTCACCTAAGTCCCTCCGGGGTAGAATCTTTAGCTTTTCACTTGTTGTAAGTAGTAGTAAATAATTGATCaatgttattatttaatAATAGAGTACCTAAGCGAAAAAGagatttaaaaaaaaaaaaaaaaaaaaaaaaaaggccTTCAATTGCGTTTAAAAAACATAGACAAAGACATAATTGACACTGAAAAAAGCTCCCAAGTGCCCCCACCGATAATATCACTGCTCCTTTATGCCTTATGAGAGAatagagaagaaattgtggccattttattttagtCTAGATACGTTTCATTAATATGTTTAAAGTGAAATAGCGGTATGGTTCTAGAAACTAACGGTTACCCGGCCAACTGCATTAACCGTCACCGCGAATCAAATCATGGTAAACTTCTACCGAAGAATGAGAGAATAATGCGTTAGTACTCTCAC
This genomic interval from Kluyveromyces marxianus DMKU3-1042 DNA, complete genome, chromosome 4 contains the following:
- the ALG14 gene encoding N-acetylglucosaminyldiphosphodolichol N-acetylglucosaminyltransferase anchoring subunit ALG14, yielding MLFALLWCILLWIITLCLVRICAVIPLFSSSKRHATADADAKDLVLFVFLGSGGHTGEMLRLLDHYQKAIIEGATTIHVGYSDEDSLVKFKDKIGAIVSSKQLQVKIEYHHFKKARDVGSSVAGSVISIIETLITSMTITYNIKKSMRGKPNLTLLNGPGTCCIITVWLKLYHLFLWQPSKIVYVESLARTNRLSLTGKILYPLADEFVVQWPDLLPAYPRAKYYGILV
- the HSP26 gene encoding chaperone protein HSP26 is translated as MSFNSPFFQFFDAINQEVDQFNRLLNNSGFIAPRQIEDESSGNSKQVAKQNQNANSLSSFFQDPWFADFGKDLIPPLDILDHEKEYEVHVSVPGIKDKKDIGLEYHQEANEIVISGEIPDITTEETKDSAKIRERRYGKFKRVVRLPKYPGVDADNIKANYTNGVLVLTVPKLKPSEDEKAKVRKIEVGDAKL
- the EMP70 gene encoding Emp70p encodes the protein MVHSLYSALKNDLARYNEMNLDNDFEEETGWKLIHGDVFRSPERAMLLSVFVGSGAQLALMTTTTILFACLGFLSPSSRGSLTTVMFLLYAIFGSFGSFTSMATYKFFNGKNWRTNLVLTPILIPGSILAVVVALNFFLIFVHSSGAIPFKTMIVIVFLWFIVSIPLSAIGSLMAWKKCNWDQHPAKTNQIARQIPFQPWYLKTLPASLIAGIFPFGSIAVELYFIYSSLWFNKIYYMFGFLFFSFLLLILTTSLITILLTYYSLCLENWKWQWRSFIIGGCGCAFYVFCHSILFTKFRLGGLTTVVLYLGYSSLISGLCCLMTGAIGFLSSLLLVKKIYSCIKVD